The DNA region CTCCCAGCACACGGCGCACCAGCTCCATGCCAAACGGAGGCCGGTGTCCCAGCTGCGGGCGCCAAGTCAGGCAGCAGGTTACCTTTGCATGCCGTGTCGAGACGATCGATGCGGACCCGGCTCAGCCGGCGGCGCCGATGTACTGGCGCAGGCCAAGGCGCTCGATCGTCCCGGTCGTGGGACGGCCGTTGCGCCTGCGCTGGGCGGCCGGCCCCGTCGACCATCAGGCTGAACTCTCTATGCGTTGCTCGGCCTCATGCTGCCGTCTTTCGCATGGTTCGACGTGGATTTGATACTCCGGTCCGATGACGATGCGGGCGTTCAGCGCGGCTGCAAGACGCCAGAGCGTGGTCACGGTTGGCGTACGGCCCGCCTTTTCGAAGCGAGCGATCGCCGGCTGGCGCATCCCCGCGGCCTGGGCAAGCTGTGCCTGTGTCATGCCGCGGACCTCGCGGATGGCAGCCGTCTGGAAAGCCAGTTCTAGTTCCGCTTCGGCCTCGCGCACGCAGCGGGCGAACTCCGGATCCTGCATCATTTCGTCGCGGTGTCGATCAAAGGCTGTCATTGCTGCCTGCCCCCGCGGTGCTGTTCGAGACACCGATACGCGCGGTCAAGCTCTGCTTGCTCTGTTCGACGGTTGGGTTTCTTTTGCGTTGCATGCAGCAGCCACGCCGTTCCCCGGTTGTCGATCGTGAAGTAGATTCGATACTCAACGTTGCCATGTTCAGGGCGCAGTTCGAACAATCCATGTCCGAGAGCCTTCACCAAGTTCGCAGGGAGCGGCGGGCCGCCGGGCTGATGACGACTGAGAATGCGATCGATGTATGCCACGATTTTCGCGGCGGCGCCCTTCCGGTGTTGATACAGGTCATCGATGAACTCCCGCACGGGTTCGCGGCCGGCGGCATCGCGGAAGTATTCCACATCCATCGATGCTGACGCGCCCGCCTTATACCCGATTGGTTATAGCATACACGTCCAGAGTCCGGACATGACCCACACCATGCAGGGTGTGAGACGGCCGTGCGGGTACCTGTGTGTACGCCAGATTAACCGAGCCGGCCGGCTTTGCAGTAAGCATCGAGGGACTTGCAGGCCGATCCTGCTCACACCGCCGCGCCGATGTACTGGCGCAGGCCGAGGCGCTCGATCGTCTCCGTGGTCGGGCGGCCGGTCTCTTCGTTCCAGCCGTGCTCGCGGTAGTAGTCGGTCACGATCTGGTCCTGCACTTCTGGGCTGAGGCCGGGGTGCTTCGCCAGCGCGTTCTGGAACTTTTTGGGCAAGGCGTCGTGCTCACGGCCGAAGCCCTCGCGCATGTTGAAGAGGCGCGCCATCGCCAGGCCGCGGTGCGCCGCCTGCACCACCTCTTCCTGCGTCACGCCCCAGCCCGTGACGGCGTTGAGCACGTCCAGCACCTGCTCGTCCTTGTAGTTGAGGAAGAAGCAGATGCCGGCCTGGTTGCGAAACGCGTTCTTATCGCTGGTCTGGCGCATGTGGTCGCCGCCCGTGGGCGCGAGCAGGTACGAGGGGCGCATCTCGGGCATGTGGCGTGGGTCGTGCATCGCCATCTCCATGCCCTTCACCGTGGTCAAAAACTCCTCGCTGCCGCGGCCGATGCGCGCCGCCGCCCGCTGCGAGCCTTCGGCCAGCAGATCGCCGAAGCCCTCGCGGTAGGCGACCTTACGGATCATCTCGATCACCATCTCCGCGCTGCCGAAGCGGAAGGGGATACCGCCCGTGTCCGCGTCGGTGAGCACGCCCTTCTCGTAGCACTCCATCGCCCAGGCGATCGTCGTGCCGAGCGAGATCGTGTCCATGCCCAGCGCGTTGGCCAGCTCGTTGCCCTTGCAGATCGCGATCAGGTCATCCACGCCCAGCGAGTTGCCCAGCGAGGCGAGCGTCTCGTACTCTGGCCCGCCATACTTCGGATCGATGCTCCAGCGGCCCTGCGGGTCGAAGGCGACGGGCCGGCCCTTCTCGTCGGTCACGCCCTCGCGTTCTTCCACGCGCACGACCTTCTTGCAGCGCACGGAGCAGGCGTAGCAGGCCTTCATGCCCATGCGCACTTTGTCGCGCACGGCCACGGCGTCGATCTCGCCCACCGGCTCCCACTCGCCGAACTGGTAATTGAGCGTGGGCAGGCCGCCCTGCAGGTGCTTGCCCACCATAGCCGCGCCGGTGCCGAACTCGTGGAAGGCGCGGTGGTTCTCTTCGAGCGTGGTGGCCACCCACTTCGCCAGGGCCAGCACGGGCTTCGGGTCGAAGACGGGCACCTTCTTCGTGCCGCGCACCGCGATCGCCTTCAGCTTCTTCGACCCCATCACCGCGCCCATGCCGGTGCGGCCGGCGACCTCGTTCAAGTCGTTGTTGATGTTGGCGAAACGGACCAAATGCTCGCCGGCGGGGCCGATCTGGCAGGTGCGAATCCACTGATCGCCCAGCTCTTCGATGATCGCCTCTTCGCACTCGCCCGTGGTCATGCCCCAGAGGCCGCTCGCGTCGCGGAACTCGACCGGCTGGTCTTCCTTGATCCAGAGGTAGACCGGCGTCTCTGAGGCGCCGTGCACCACGATCGCGTCCCAGCCGGCCCGCTTCACCTCGGCGCCCCAGAAGCCGCCCGACTCGCTCTCGCCGAAGCCGCCGGTGAGCGGCGAGCGGGCGCCTACGGAGTGGCGGCCGGCGCCGGGCAACGCCACGCCGGTCATCACGCCCATGGCGAAGACCAGCACGTTCTCGGGTCCAAGCGGATCGGCGCCGGGCGGCACGTTCTCCAGCAGGTAGCGGGCGATGAAGCCGCGCCCCCCTTGCAGGTCGCGGTAGAAGGCGTCGCCCGGCTCCTCGACCCAGCTCGTGCGGTCGCTGAGGTTGACGTGCAGCACTTTGTTCCAGTAGCCGAATGACATCGTGACGACTCCGTTGCAGCGCTGAGACAGAGCGCGCAGGCGCCCCGCCCCATCATGGGCCGGAATGGTGCAAATGGCAAAGGCCGGCGCCACCGGCGCGCATCCGCCGGTGGATCTGCGCCCGTTGCACCGGCCCGCACCTGGCGGCTACGGCGCGGCGTCGGGGCCCGGCGTGGCCGCGTGCGGTATG from Dehalococcoidia bacterium includes:
- a CDS encoding aldehyde ferredoxin oxidoreductase family protein, yielding MSFGYWNKVLHVNLSDRTSWVEEPGDAFYRDLQGGRGFIARYLLENVPPGADPLGPENVLVFAMGVMTGVALPGAGRHSVGARSPLTGGFGESESGGFWGAEVKRAGWDAIVVHGASETPVYLWIKEDQPVEFRDASGLWGMTTGECEEAIIEELGDQWIRTCQIGPAGEHLVRFANINNDLNEVAGRTGMGAVMGSKKLKAIAVRGTKKVPVFDPKPVLALAKWVATTLEENHRAFHEFGTGAAMVGKHLQGGLPTLNYQFGEWEPVGEIDAVAVRDKVRMGMKACYACSVRCKKVVRVEEREGVTDEKGRPVAFDPQGRWSIDPKYGGPEYETLASLGNSLGVDDLIAICKGNELANALGMDTISLGTTIAWAMECYEKGVLTDADTGGIPFRFGSAEMVIEMIRKVAYREGFGDLLAEGSQRAAARIGRGSEEFLTTVKGMEMAMHDPRHMPEMRPSYLLAPTGGDHMRQTSDKNAFRNQAGICFFLNYKDEQVLDVLNAVTGWGVTQEEVVQAAHRGLAMARLFNMREGFGREHDALPKKFQNALAKHPGLSPEVQDQIVTDYYREHGWNEETGRPTTETIERLGLRQYIGAAV
- a CDS encoding type II toxin-antitoxin system RelE/ParE family toxin, with protein sequence MDVEYFRDAAGREPVREFIDDLYQHRKGAAAKIVAYIDRILSRHQPGGPPLPANLVKALGHGLFELRPEHGNVEYRIYFTIDNRGTAWLLHATQKKPNRRTEQAELDRAYRCLEQHRGGRQQ
- a CDS encoding helix-turn-helix transcriptional regulator produces the protein MTAFDRHRDEMMQDPEFARCVREAEAELELAFQTAAIREVRGMTQAQLAQAAGMRQPAIARFEKAGRTPTVTTLWRLAAALNARIVIGPEYQIHVEPCERRQHEAEQRIESSA